A single Trueperaceae bacterium DNA region contains:
- a CDS encoding MFS transporter: MNRRYLGLNGWQLLGLGVGAASLAITWGLYNIFMPLLLREFVSSSGVRGAIMGLDNVLGLLLVPIIGAWSDRIEGPLGKRLPFLVVSMPMAALLFAALPFAKAAFWTLMAVDIVFLLAMTTFRAPLAALMPDHVAPAGRPHANAVLTMLGAVGGALGLLILAPLSEVAIWLPFGVAGAVTLSALFAVRAATTTHPEHVEMSVIQDDAPLLGGLLRDAGTLLGPGQGNILLILAAVFFAFFGYSALEAQFSTFATEQFGLSAGNAGVIMGVTIAGFVVMALPAGHLARRWGEMNTMRAGALLLAVWLVIATFVAEPATLSVWLGLGGASWALVLVPAYPLVVNQGGDERVGFYTGMYYLFGSAASIVAPAGVGWAMDVLG, translated from the coding sequence GTGAACCGCCGCTACCTCGGCCTCAACGGGTGGCAGTTGCTGGGCCTCGGGGTGGGCGCGGCCAGCCTGGCGATAACCTGGGGCCTCTACAACATATTCATGCCTCTCCTCCTGCGCGAGTTCGTGAGCTCCAGCGGGGTGCGCGGCGCCATCATGGGCCTAGACAACGTGCTCGGCCTCCTCCTGGTGCCGATCATAGGGGCATGGTCCGACCGCATCGAGGGACCCTTGGGCAAACGCCTACCGTTCCTCGTCGTCAGCATGCCCATGGCCGCGCTCCTCTTCGCGGCGCTGCCGTTCGCCAAGGCGGCCTTCTGGACCCTGATGGCGGTCGACATCGTCTTCCTGCTCGCCATGACCACCTTCCGCGCCCCCCTGGCGGCGCTGATGCCCGACCACGTGGCCCCCGCGGGTCGGCCGCACGCCAACGCCGTGCTCACCATGCTCGGCGCCGTCGGCGGCGCCCTCGGCCTGCTGATCCTCGCCCCCCTCTCCGAGGTGGCCATCTGGCTCCCGTTCGGCGTGGCGGGCGCGGTCACGCTCTCGGCCCTGTTCGCGGTGCGCGCCGCCACCACCACTCACCCCGAGCACGTGGAGATGAGCGTGATACAGGACGACGCTCCGCTCTTGGGTGGGCTCCTGCGCGACGCGGGCACGCTCCTTGGCCCGGGCCAGGGCAACATCCTGCTCATCCTCGCGGCCGTGTTCTTCGCGTTCTTCGGCTACTCCGCGCTCGAGGCGCAGTTCAGCACCTTCGCCACGGAGCAGTTCGGTCTCTCGGCGGGCAACGCCGGCGTGATCATGGGCGTCACCATCGCCGGCTTCGTGGTCATGGCGCTGCCGGCCGGGCACCTGGCCAGGCGCTGGGGCGAGATGAACACCATGCGCGCCGGTGCGCTGCTCCTGGCCGTGTGGCTGGTCATCGCCACGTTCGTGGCCGAGCCCGCCACCCTCTCCGTGTGGCTGGGCCTGGGCGGCGCCTCGTGGGCCCTCGTGCTGGTGCCCGCCTACCCGCTGGTCGTCAACCAGGGCGGCGACGAGCGCGTGGGCTTCTACACCGGCATGTACTACCTGTTCGGCTCCGCCGCCTCCATCGTGGCGCCGGCGGGCGTCGGCTGGGCGATGGACGTGCTCGG
- a CDS encoding monovalent cation/H(+) antiporter subunit G, translating into MTEGVPLAAALVTAVLALLGAVVAAVGALGLLRLRSFYARAHPPTLAATLGATCILLASAVYFSFLEGRFMPKALLAIVFIPLVNPVTTMLLARAALARDRTQAYGARPEPGSEDAEWRRKAVELADAQAEAARRVAEDAPPEADEP; encoded by the coding sequence GTGACCGAGGGGGTGCCGCTGGCGGCCGCGCTCGTCACGGCGGTCCTCGCCCTGTTGGGCGCGGTGGTGGCGGCGGTGGGCGCCCTGGGCCTGTTGCGGCTCAGGTCGTTCTACGCGCGAGCGCACCCGCCCACGCTGGCCGCCACCCTCGGCGCCACCTGCATCCTGCTCGCCAGCGCGGTCTACTTCTCGTTCCTCGAGGGTAGGTTCATGCCCAAGGCGCTGTTGGCCATCGTGTTCATCCCGCTCGTGAACCCCGTGACGACCATGCTGCTCGCGCGCGCCGCCCTGGCCCGCGACCGGACCCAGGCCTACGGCGCGAGGCCCGAACCCGGCAGCGAGGACGCCGAGTGGCGCCGCAAGGCCGTGGAACTAGCGGACGCTCAAGCGGAGGCGGCCAGGCGGGTGGCCGAGGACGCGCCGCCGGAGGCCGACGAGCCGTGA
- a CDS encoding K+/H+ antiporter subunit F, translated as MTSAAVLHWALLVAHGLLALGLVFAAARLVKGPRAQDRVLAFDALYLNAALQVVVFGMRVAEPGYIEAAIVMTLLGFVSSSALAKFLMRGEVIE; from the coding sequence GTGACGTCGGCCGCCGTGCTCCACTGGGCCCTCTTGGTGGCCCACGGCCTGCTGGCGCTGGGCCTCGTGTTCGCGGCCGCGCGGCTGGTGAAGGGCCCACGCGCGCAGGACCGCGTGCTGGCTTTCGACGCGCTGTACCTCAACGCGGCCCTGCAGGTCGTGGTGTTCGGCATGCGGGTGGCGGAGCCCGGGTACATCGAGGCCGCCATCGTCATGACGCTGCTCGGCTTCGTGAGCAGCTCGGCCCTGGCCAAGTTCCTGATGCGCGGCGAGGTGATCGAGTGA
- a CDS encoding Na+/H+ antiporter subunit E, with protein sequence GFVNIPLDIRSPHALAALATIITATPGTFWAAYDTRTNVVTIHVLDLVDDEQWVRTIKGRYERRLLEVFE encoded by the coding sequence GGCTTCGTGAACATCCCGCTCGACATCAGGAGCCCCCACGCCCTGGCGGCGCTGGCGACCATCATCACCGCCACGCCTGGCACCTTCTGGGCGGCGTACGACACGCGCACCAACGTGGTGACGATCCACGTGCTCGACCTGGTGGACGACGAGCAGTGGGTGCGCACCATCAAGGGCCGGTACGAGCGGCGGCTGCTCGAGGTGTTCGAGTGA